The DNA window AGCAGGAACCACTTTGATGAGCACAGATGTCAGGAACCCTAGCGTGCCGTATGACCAAGGAATGGCGTAGAACAAACCGGGATTGAGAAGCTGGAAGAGAGCATATTGTTATTTAGAATACCAAAACTTGAAGATTAACAGTCactattcttgccaccattccacgtgggcatgatttgtatgttattaggataagttagctcaaTTCTTCAAAGAGCTCTGCTCATGAAGGCGCCATGGCGACGTCGCGGGCTACGTATCCAAGCAGTTAATATTGAAATGTATGGTACCTAACTCACTTGCGTAGCCACGAGCTACTGGTCTCTACGTGGCTTCTGGATACTCTGGCGGCTTGGCGACGTTGCCACTATAATGTACACGGTAAACTGTACCTCGCTCACACGGTCGCCAGTCAGCCGCCATTTTGGACGCTGGCTCGTAATATAGTACCTAGTAGATGTTGTAAATAATGAGTTTCGATACTGATTTGGCAACCCTTCGGATGCCAGAAATAGCCAGGCCTGCGACGTCGCCATGACGTCTTAATGAGGCAGAGCTCTTATggtcttctatactaatatcataaagaagaagaagaaataaagatttgattatttgcattgaataggctctaaaactaaaccaatttgaaaaattctttcactgttgggaagctacactatcctcgaGTGATATAGGCtttaatatattatccccgtattcccacgggaacgggaagcaAGCAAACACcgtagtctatattttattacaaaactttaatttaacaTGACTTGacttaattaatgaattaattaagaCGGGCTTCCACGGACTTACATAATAGTAAGTTGTAGAAGTAAATTGATGTTATAAATCCAATATAAATCTATTTACTATAACTATAGAAAAGAGAGTAGAAATAGTGTCTGTACATAGAACAAaatcttgtctgtctgtctagacaagaaaaataaaatacgtgtggcactcggggattttgacggcctccgtggcgcagtggtatgcggggtggatttacaaaacggaggtcctgggttcgatccccggctgggcagattgagattttcttaattggtccaggtctggctggtgggaggcttcggccgtggctagttaccatcctaccggcaaagacgtaccgccaagcgatttagcgttccggtacgatgccggttagaaaccgaaaggggtgtggattttcatcctcctccttacaagttagcccgcttccatcaaagactacatcatcacttaccatcaggtgagattgtagtcaagggctaacttgtaaataataaaaaaaaaaatatttttgatttttgatgttGGTTtattcttgattcggtcgccgctcTCAAAGCCCGTGATAAAAGCTATTCAATAGCTTAATTAAGTACTGGGCTACGAGTaacttgcaaaaaaaaaacttacatcaTTGCAGATCACAAGGGATCCATCAGCGAGCACCAACTCATACTGCAGGCATATGTTCTGGAAGAGACCGTGGATGTGCGAGGATGTCTCCACACCAGTCCCCATGACCAGTCCACCGACTGTGAGCTGGTCCAACTCTGGGACCACTGCGGGCGCCAAACCGAAGGGTTCCAGGGTCCGGGATAGCTGCCCCATTGTGACCAGAGGCTCGCAACGCActgtctgaaaaaaaaattcaactgggCTTAGtgtcagtttgatactgtgatcacgttaacgtaaacgcgaatttctaaattgaaacagcgccatctagtggcattactgcacaactgtttcaatttaatttaaaatcgcgtttacgttaacgcgacagtaacagtatgaaaatattgataacTCCCACAAGGCACACTGTGTTCAAAgatggaggaggttctcaattcggaggatgtgtaattttttttatatatgtttgttacctcataacttcgtcatttattagccaattttgaaaatattaattttgttttaaagagtatatcttttttttattcttcccaagttagcccttgactacaattacacctgatggtaagtgatgatgcaatcgaagatggatgatagtgttaaataaataaattattagtattgttTTCAatgagtaatataatattacttagaaattcgcgtttacggttacgcgatcgtcattcgtcacagtatgaaaactgccactaggcactttACTCTGCTAGTTACTAGTATTTCTATACCtgctgttatttattatttatacctgCCTACCCAAGACGACTTGTGACGAGAAAAAAATAGCCAACGTAACTTTTGCATATTCTTTATGCTTCATAATTGGCTCGGTCTCTTGGTATGGACTTTGCAAATTTGGCTAACCAACCAAACCAgtgaaaattaaacaaaaaaataaattgtcaattaattatattctgGGCAGAATTTTTTATGCAAACCATTGgcataagatttatttattgaaatatttaatttgatatattttttttttttatcgtgaaGGTTCCTCTTAAATTGAGATCCTCTAATAAGACAAATCAACGAACAGattcttataaattaatttgactCTGTCGTAACCTCTTGAACGTTTCATTGTAGTTTTTATTAATCGCTCAGTGTCTCTTTGATAATGGACCATCTTGCGTATGaacataattttgttattaataatcgTTATTGTTGCTATGAGTAGGTATGCATAATGTAGATGCATAATACAGATGAACGTAAGATTTATAGAATGCGACCTTCATGACTAtgaaggtacctacctaatacgaAAAGTATCTAAATTGTATTACACAATTGTTacccaacgattttatactatttagatatgttacgtatatgtgcctacaaaatcgcaAAAATTGAATCGAATTAGCTACTTCATTGAACACACacagttttgtgtttacttacttacttatactcgtatatttatgtactagcggatgcccgcgacttcgtccgcctttatcGGCTTATCCGGCTCTATCggaaaattcgttcttagtggatacctactaactataaagtaCCTGACTGCTAactttcagctttgtacatgaATCgggtttcgagatttcgtgatgaatgaccttttgcatttatatatattaagataatgaatgaatgtatatttattatttatttgccttgatgtcagctatagAGTAGAGTATGTCGTGCTATTTACAGGGCACCCTGTAAAGTTTTTACACAtcctgaacatacaactcgacattgtagacaacatttcggtattatttgtttcttttcgttgtttactatgcgactacaAGAAATTAAGACATTTAAGCCACTtttttcgcctcagtttcgacgcgctagtggcatacctaatagtataaaatctttgcaatTACCCATATCTAACTATGatcaggtaggtaggtatgataTGATAAGATGTATTTATTTTGTGAATTTTCAATTACCTAGTTAAGTAACAGGTGTTAATCAATATAATCTTTTATCAATATtctattttcattataaatatatatatgtactcgtatatataaatCATTGCcactttttgttataattttataacgcAAGAACGGATTCACTTATCCAgaccaaatgtttaggctttgttcggactatttaagaaattaaatatcacttggcTCAAAGgtaggagaaacatcgtgaggtaaccagCATACTTGAGAGTTTTCTCAATTCattaggtgtgtgaagtctgccaatccacattgggccagcgtggtgacctctcattctgagagcagattcgtgctgaacagtgagccgaacatgcgttggttatgatgatgatgattaatgataTCATAGTTGAGTTTTCGTACCATATTCTCTTTGTCGACTTCCAAGACATCAACCAGGTTGATGTCGATGTTGGTGAAGGTTTTCTTGTAGATGCCCTGTCGGAAGGACACTGTCTGCCAGGCGGGGCGCGCGGTGCAGAGCTGCGTGCTTCGGTCGCCTTTGAGCCACTCTTTGATCTGAAATATGACGTTTTATACttaaacacagattaaagaataataggtagatagagGACACGGAACACGATGGTACATTTTTGATGGATGGTGCTACTTGGGTGCTTACCTGCCTCTGAATCTCTTTCACTTTCCTCTCGTGTGCCTTCGGGGCGCTGTTGAGTTTGAACACGACGTAGTTCCTGACGGTTGTGTAGATTTTCCAGGCGAAGGATAGCGGCATCAACACGGTGACCACTACCACCCAACGGTGTTCTATCAACACGTATTCCAGAAGAGACTTTGGTTCAACAGCGTCCATCGTGATTATGGAAATCTGATAAAATAATCCATTGTTATTTAGGTTAAAACAGGAaggagttttattataattatagtccTTAAGCTGACAGTAAAACACTCAAACTTAAATTCTAGAgagttaatcatcatcatcatcataaaagcggacgtccaccgcaggacataagccttttgtaaggacttccaaacatcacgatcctgagccatcatccagcgaatccctgcgactcgcttgatgtcctggACCTAGTGcctggtgcggggtcaccattctagcactttaggaccccaaTGTCGGTCGGCTGGCTCTTCGAAGGGTTAATAAGTTGGTAAAAGACAATAAAACAGACCAGGATCAAATCTATCAGCTCAAAGTAGCGTTTTATGTCCTAAAATGTACCTATTGCTATctaaactataatattataaaatatcgatatacctactaatattttattcccgtattcccacgggagcgagaactacgcgggtaaaactgttAGTATACTTATTTTATGACTGAAATAACACTGTCAGACTTTATGTTACTTACTACGTTATAGGTAATAAGTCAGTTTTGGCTGGTAgaaggcctcggccgtggctagttaccaccctaccggcaaagacgtaccgccaagcgttttaacGTTcaggtacgatatcgtgtagaaaccaaaaggggtgtggattttcatcctacccctaacaagttagcccacttccatcttagattgcatcatcagtcaGGTAACAGAtgagaatgtaaaaaaaaataaaaaaaggcgcATTATAAATTTCGAATTTCAGTAAATAGGAGCTTTTATCTTTGGAGCTACTGAATTTTTAATGAAACCATGCGGTTTTCAAATGTATTAAACTTAACTAGGAACAACATAATACAGcattgtaaaaattgtaaagttACATAGATATCCCTCAGAATAGAGATCAGCTCagaattttacataaaatccgAAAGGAAATCCGAATTACATGtggaaatttagaaaataataaagaaaaccgAAAATGTcgtttaacatttattttggcAATTTTCGTAATAATACCAACATAGATCTTAAACACCTATTATATCTAAATTTAGACATTTTTAAGGAGTCCAGGTTCAGTACTCACCTAGAATAGGTCACGTCTAGGaacgccgcccgccgcgcgcaAACTgcttatcaatattttataaattcgaGTTCACGGTCACTTATCGATTCGATATAGATAATGCATACGAACAAAGGTCCCGTTTTGgaattaatttttatcttaCCTTACCTTTTTTTTCgaagaaatctatacttatgAAGAGATAAAGTTTATGGGGGGAtagggtgtaatctctggatctactgaaacgattttgaaaattctgttacctctagaaagtcacgttatttgtaaatgttataggctatattttatccctgtattgccacatcactgcgccacggaggccgttaaaatataGACGCGTAATGGGATGATGCCGTGCCGCCGCGCCGCTGCGTAACCGGGgacacctaaaatcttgtattgcgaaGCTTAGCGCACGACGTTCGGAAACGTCaaagggaatgcccaccggctcatacaacgtcggcccagagAGCCCAGTATACCCCCTTATAAAACTTTATAGAGATAAATACTacgatgtataaataaggaactggttaaataattgacttaataaaaatatgtttcttgaagaaaaatacattttttgtatcactcttctagggtaAAAtattcgccggtgtaccaaagtggcgaagtaacatttgaaactCTTAGCTTGTTcacgttgtggacaaattaaagatgattaaaaaatgtcgtaactttctttgataaagtaatgatttcattattcaaatagaattatcaagattttctttataaattataaaattgccgggtggttaggataGGCGGCCGGGGATAGGCATTCCCCGCATCTAACTATATGTAGTCCTTtttatgaaagaagtcccccagacgcggcgctgaTGTCTTATGgagctcattgtcatttggtaatggcggtctaattttcatttgtgtaaaggtgctgtcaattttagttcaggttttagccgcgggacttctttcatgaagaGGACTCTACTATACAAATGATTCTAGAAAATTTTCAACAGATGGCGTACAAGTCATTCGTTACATGGATATGGGGtgacaataattttcaaaatatggaGACCTTAGTAACATTTTatgttgaaaaaaattacaataaaacaaactGTATGTAATcacaattttgatttaatattagaAACTTCGTGAGAAACCGGTATGACGGTGTCCCGACGTGAAACAAATTTTCTGGGCGCCGTGATAGTTAGAATCCCATCAGATGACAATCTGGACTCTACAGACTCCGGTCTGCATCCTTCCGGTAAAGCGTACCTCCTCACAAAATGTCGCGAAACGTATCCATCATCGTCTTTCTTTTCCTCATGCTTTCCCTCCACCACAATAAACCCGTCCACAGTTTTCACAGTAATCTCTTGCGGTGAAAAATCTTTCGCTTGCAAACATATGCGGTATTTATCCTTTTCAGTTTTTATCGTGGATTCGTTCCTCCACGGAAAGTTTTCCAGCCAATCGATGGAACGCAAAACTACTTCGTCTCCAAAAAATGGTTTTGTATTCGGCCACAAGGACATGTTTAATCCGGCACTTACTCACGCAAACAACTTATTGTTCAATGTTCTGACGTCCACTTCTACTGTTTAAGTTAGTTAGAGGTCAGTATAAATAACTTTGGAATGTACTGTGAACTCTAGAATATTCCagcaatgtaaaatgtaaataaacaatcaTGTCAAACAAAATATAACCAAAGGCGACACTCAGCTGATAAAAgattaaaatgaatgaatgagtgaAATAGCTAATGAATGAAATTTTGTTCTTCTGCTGCTTATTCTCTATGCTTTCTAATAATATCAGTGTTGCTAGCGCAAAATGGGCTAAgcttagatacataaataatagatgTCAAAGGGgctaagtatttatttttggaTCTTGGATAGATTCTTTCTATTCgtctatttatttttgtctactTATAAGGACAATACGCGGGGCTTTTTACATATTGGCCGCGAAATTTTCTCAGCGAGCAATTTGTACACAAAAATATACGTTTAGATGCTCGTGGATACTCTTCTTCCTATATTATACTCCTCTATGCTCGTCTCACTCGTCTCGTCAGTACTGTCAACTCAATGGAAATGCCAAGTCTATTCTTTCGAAgattttatcattatattaaaataccaCAATAATGGATTTGTTAAATTAAAGTTGGCAACACTGAATAATAACTGTGGTCCTTTCACATAAGACGCGTCAAAAGAACGACACCAAGCCGAGAACGCACGAATAATAATTAAGGTAGGTACCGAACATACCAGAATAAGTTATTCACATACTCGTATTGGTGCATATTTGTCTGTACACGGCCAATATCTAAATGTACCCTAGTATGTCGGACCATAGTGCGATTCGATCACAGCCCTAATTTTACTACAACCATTTCCGTTTCCGGTCTGTTGAGAAATATTCTTTAATGTTACATATTCTGTGACATCCATAAATACAGATAATTCAGGAGATAGATAAAAGAAATGTTTAcaatctttttagccgtttgtggtttACACATTTCATGTTTCATGAGAAATAGAGATAGAAGAAAGATTTACTATGTGCTTACTTGTTTCTATATAATACGTTTTTGTCGTCTACATTGTTATTACATTCAATAAGTACGTAGATGGGTATCTACTTAATGTAGGTAACTTATAAACTAGGTCATTGATAAGCAGATAATAGTGACCTGTAACCTGTgccttttttttagtttctgcGTCAATCGCAGTTCCCAAATAGCAACttgattaaaaatacttataaagaTGCCTGAGAAAATAGCAGTTGTTACTGGAGCTAATAAAGGCTTCGGTTACGCTATAGTTAAAGGTCTATGTGAAAAATTCATTGGTGCCGTTTATTTGACATCGCGAGACGAAATACGCGGCAAACAAGCATGTAAAGATTTAGAGAAACTAGGTTACAATCCTATATATCACCAACTCGATGTCACGGACGAAGAAAGTGTTACAACTTTCTGTTCATTCATTCGttcacaaaataaaaagattgacTTGTTAGTAAACAATGCtggtgtattatttttaaaagactcGAAAGAACCGAAATATTATCAAGCTGAACAAACCATGTTGGTGAATTTTTTCGCTTTGGTCGATTTTACCGAAGCAATTCTACCGTTGGTGAATACAAATGGGACCATACTTAACATAACGAGTTCTTCAGGACATTTATCAAGAATACCTTCGGAGGATTTAAGGAAAAGAATCGGCGAtccaaatttaaatttggaGGGATTGAAGATTTTGATGAAAAGTTATTTAGAGTCGGTGAAATTAAACAGAGATGGCGCTGACGGTTGGGGCGATTCTCCGTATGTAGTATCAAAAGTTGGAGTGAATGCTTACACCTTCATGTTACATCGCCGATTGGCTGACAAAGGTATGTACTTCTTTAATATGCTAAGCTAAGCCTTTTCTAGATAAGTAAGATGTCCTAGGCCCGGTAGGGTATTGGTATTGAACTGTACTTGGTGTAAGAATCACCGGAATCACGTCCCCAGTTGGAGTGCCGGATTTACCAGCAGGCTATGCTGGATGGAGCCTATAGCTtggaaaattcgttcgtaacactcccgatggttcgcGCAGGACGGGAGGGAGGTTGCGATGCCCCGGGCGCACGGCTTTATACCCGCGCAGTTTTTTAGATCAACTTTGCCGGCCCACAGCCTACAGGCTACTGGTAAATAAACCACTGGCACCTAGGGTGGCAGATTTTAGGGGCGGCATCAGTTGACTACTACCGGTTCGAAAGACAGCCTCTGCTGAGAAGAAGTTTCTTTggctgtaaataaaaatattgccgCCATTTTTAACAGTCGAATCGAGgacttaaaatttatattatgtgaatgagtataatattattttagctgtgagatttaaaattgttttccaGGTATTGTCGTAAACTGCTTTCATCCCGGCTACGTGATGACGGACATGACCAAAGGGGTTGGCTCCGTGACCCCTGACCAGGCGGCTGAAGTGGCTCTGCGGTGTGCGCTGCAACCTCGCGGAGGACTATATGTATGGCATAACGGAGCTACCGTGACCTGGGATGGACCAGACCCTCGAGGTTTCATCGATGGGAAGAGTGTTTAGAagattaaattgttaaaatacgaCGTACtacaataggctacaaaacgaagaagattttttgcatataggcagtttagatgcctagaaactcatcacaattttatttgtgaaaataatctcgtaattgtaatatttttataaaacaaaattgtatttttattacgtcaccgcaaacgccaatcataaactgtgacgtcattcgctacaaggcatcggtttgtgattgacgcttgcggtgacgtgatatatcacatcactgcaaacgccaatcacgctgttatctctatgaatgacgttacttgctaatgtgttgtgttttggcggcaaaaattttacgtggatattttttcatttatattaaattttttactggttattatataaaacctaAAGCTCTTTAATGAGATGAAACATTGGCCAATACTCCTGTCTCCCTACA is part of the Bicyclus anynana chromosome 25, ilBicAnyn1.1, whole genome shotgun sequence genome and encodes:
- the LOC112044047 gene encoding carbonyl reductase [NADPH] 3 — its product is MPEKIAVVTGANKGFGYAIVKGLCEKFIGAVYLTSRDEIRGKQACKDLEKLGYNPIYHQLDVTDEESVTTFCSFIRSQNKKIDLLVNNAGVLFLKDSKEPKYYQAEQTMLVNFFALVDFTEAILPLVNTNGTILNITSSSGHLSRIPSEDLRKRIGDPNLNLEGLKILMKSYLESVKLNRDGADGWGDSPYVVSKVGVNAYTFMLHRRLADKGIVVNCFHPGYVMTDMTKGVGSVTPDQAAEVALRCALQPRGGLYVWHNGATVTWDGPDPRGFIDGKSV